From a single Desulfonatronovibrio magnus genomic region:
- a CDS encoding efflux RND transporter permease subunit, with protein sequence MAQALLDRGRLFLTMALVLSLTGALLWMTMVRQEDPLVPDYWGLVTVSFPGADALTMEHLVLKPIEDALIEVDEVKIIISTAFDEMIVLEVELGGRIRNFDQTWDDVRRALERAKAKFPSGAEAPTLNRNIQEPDAVVLAVTGSADLLKLRNAALRVKDHLSHLPGVSKVNLVADPGEQVTIHMDDPTAKRIGISPDELAAQLTARNRIIPGGSIELAGMNVRLRPLSEFKSVSEIALTPVVLPSGATILLQDLASVRHGVLEPGTSRMRFNGETAVGVSVTPKKNSNIVTFGKEVRSAIESARQEILPLQLQEVSFQPDHTAKRLSDLNLSLLSAMMIVSGILILTMGPRMGLVVTAVIPLAILSSLTLFAWGGGILHQISIAAFIMALGMLVDNAIVMAENVQYRLDQGASGTDASLGAVRELAIPLLGATATTLAAFVPMYISQGVTADFTRTIPVIIMTCLAVSFCYAMLVTPVLCRMVLKPSPVRRKSYLVSIGYCLADFALRHSKFVVLMALLLIGIVLMLGMRVEQQFFPSADRNQFVVDLKLQEGSHLTATERASRVMENVLLEQESVDKVSSFIGRGAPLFYYTIILTPYSPHFAQLIVETRHISDVAPLVDHVSSVIPDLLPGVEVIIRKLEQGPPIQAPVEIRLFGHDFQDLHRTASAVTELLSSVEGTRDVRHDMSPGSPTIRLHIDDAAAGRHGLSREDVSQALLGRTRGLEIGEIYLKDDPVPVFIRSTQGEHLDATALAAIDLRTAQGTLIPMESLARQELDWVAAAINHRNGKRVVTVSSQLSHGVSYSQVLKALQPGLSELELPPGVEIAFGGELEGAGEANMALMTVLPIGFLMLFGVLLAEFNSFKRVALVLMTVPLAAVGIVPGLLLNNQPFGFMSLLGVFALAGVVVNNAIVLLELIEQERRKGADVGTAVRDAVARRIRPILLTTGTTVAGLLPLAVSSSTLWPPLASAMISGLLASTALTLIILPAAYRLIFAPGAVFK encoded by the coding sequence ATGGCACAGGCTCTGCTGGATCGGGGGCGATTGTTTTTAACCATGGCTCTGGTGCTGTCCCTGACCGGGGCCCTGCTCTGGATGACCATGGTCCGTCAGGAAGACCCTCTCGTGCCGGACTACTGGGGGCTGGTGACTGTATCGTTTCCGGGCGCGGATGCCTTGACCATGGAGCACTTAGTGCTCAAGCCCATTGAAGACGCGTTGATCGAGGTGGATGAGGTCAAGATCATCATATCCACGGCCTTTGATGAGATGATAGTGCTTGAAGTGGAACTGGGTGGGCGCATCCGAAATTTCGATCAGACCTGGGACGATGTGCGCAGGGCTCTGGAAAGGGCCAAAGCCAAATTCCCATCTGGTGCTGAAGCCCCGACTCTGAACAGAAATATCCAGGAGCCGGACGCGGTGGTTCTGGCAGTGACTGGTTCAGCTGATCTGTTAAAGCTGCGTAATGCAGCCCTGCGCGTCAAGGATCACCTTTCTCATCTTCCCGGGGTCTCCAAGGTCAATCTGGTGGCAGACCCTGGAGAACAGGTGACCATCCACATGGATGATCCTACTGCTAAGCGAATCGGGATCAGCCCTGATGAACTGGCCGCGCAACTGACCGCCCGCAATCGAATCATCCCTGGAGGCTCCATTGAGCTGGCCGGCATGAACGTACGACTGCGTCCTCTTTCCGAGTTTAAATCCGTTTCAGAGATTGCTTTGACTCCGGTAGTTTTACCTTCAGGGGCAACCATTCTGCTTCAGGATCTGGCCAGTGTACGTCACGGAGTTCTAGAACCAGGCACGTCACGGATGCGCTTTAACGGTGAAACAGCCGTGGGCGTGTCTGTAACACCCAAGAAAAATTCAAATATAGTCACTTTTGGAAAAGAAGTGCGCTCAGCTATAGAGTCGGCCCGTCAGGAAATTTTGCCGCTGCAGCTCCAGGAAGTCTCTTTTCAGCCGGATCATACTGCCAAGCGGCTGTCAGACCTCAACCTTTCCCTGCTCAGTGCCATGATGATCGTATCCGGAATACTGATCTTGACCATGGGGCCGCGTATGGGTTTAGTGGTGACTGCGGTCATTCCTCTGGCGATCCTCTCTTCTTTGACCCTTTTTGCCTGGGGCGGAGGCATTCTGCACCAGATTTCCATTGCTGCTTTTATCATGGCCCTGGGCATGCTGGTAGATAACGCCATTGTCATGGCCGAAAATGTTCAATACCGTCTGGACCAGGGCGCATCAGGTACGGACGCTTCGCTGGGCGCGGTTCGAGAGCTGGCAATACCGCTTCTTGGAGCTACGGCCACAACCCTGGCAGCGTTCGTCCCCATGTATATTTCCCAGGGGGTTACTGCTGATTTTACCCGGACCATTCCTGTGATCATCATGACCTGCCTGGCAGTTAGTTTCTGTTACGCTATGCTGGTTACCCCTGTGCTGTGCCGAATGGTCCTTAAACCATCCCCTGTTCGAAGAAAATCTTATCTTGTCAGCATTGGTTACTGCCTGGCTGATTTTGCCCTGCGCCATTCCAAATTCGTTGTGCTCATGGCCTTGCTTCTCATAGGCATTGTGCTAATGCTTGGTATGCGGGTGGAACAGCAATTTTTCCCATCTGCGGACCGCAACCAGTTTGTTGTTGATCTGAAGCTGCAGGAAGGCTCCCACCTTACGGCCACAGAGCGGGCTTCAAGGGTCATGGAAAACGTCCTGTTAGAGCAGGAATCAGTAGATAAAGTATCCAGCTTTATTGGCCGCGGTGCGCCCCTTTTCTATTATACCATCATCCTTACGCCCTACAGCCCGCATTTTGCCCAGCTCATCGTAGAAACCAGACATATAAGTGATGTAGCTCCCCTTGTGGACCACGTTTCTTCTGTGATCCCAGACCTTTTGCCCGGAGTGGAGGTTATCATAAGAAAGCTGGAGCAGGGCCCGCCAATCCAGGCTCCAGTGGAAATCAGGCTGTTCGGCCATGACTTCCAGGATCTGCACAGGACTGCTTCGGCAGTGACCGAACTTTTGAGCAGTGTAGAGGGAACCAGGGACGTTCGTCACGATATGAGTCCAGGTTCTCCGACCATCCGGCTGCATATAGATGATGCAGCAGCCGGTCGCCATGGGCTGAGCCGCGAAGATGTTTCGCAAGCACTTCTGGGGAGAACCCGGGGGCTGGAAATAGGTGAAATTTACTTGAAAGACGATCCAGTGCCGGTTTTTATTCGGAGCACCCAGGGAGAACATCTTGATGCCACTGCCCTGGCAGCCATTGACCTGCGTACAGCTCAGGGAACCCTGATACCCATGGAGAGCCTGGCCAGGCAGGAGCTTGACTGGGTTGCTGCAGCCATTAACCATCGTAACGGTAAAAGAGTGGTAACAGTCTCCTCTCAGCTTTCCCACGGGGTGAGCTACAGCCAGGTTCTTAAGGCATTGCAGCCAGGGCTCAGCGAACTGGAATTGCCCCCAGGCGTGGAAATAGCTTTTGGTGGAGAGTTGGAAGGGGCTGGGGAGGCGAACATGGCCCTGATGACAGTATTGCCCATTGGTTTTTTAATGCTGTTTGGCGTACTGCTGGCTGAATTCAACTCCTTCAAGCGCGTTGCCCTGGTTCTGATGACCGTGCCCCTGGCAGCCGTGGGCATTGTGCCCGGGCTGCTGCTCAACAATCAGCCCTTTGGCTTCATGTCCCTGCTGGGTGTATTTGCCCTGGCCGGGGTGGTGGTGAACAACGCCATAGTGCTGTTGGAGCTCATCGAGCAGGAACGCCGTAAAGGCGCTGACGTTGGTACCGCAGTCAGGGATGCCGTGGCTCGAAGAATCAGGCCCATTCTACTAACCACAGGCACTACCGTGGCAGGACTGCTGCCCCTGGCAGTCAGCTCTTCCACCCTCTGGCCACCCTTGGCATCAGCCATGATTTCCGGACTGCTGGCCTCCACAGCCCTTACTCTGATCATTTTACCGGCAGCCTATCGCCTGATTTTCGCACCCGGAGCAGTTTTCAAGTAA
- a CDS encoding efflux RND transporter periplasmic adaptor subunit: MRLGMICSVLLGLALMAGAMLLTFWPEPAPMSAEPKKTGKVHVEPVVAASMNRESRFTAITQPYRQALLSFTVPGKIISRPVQVGDRVQAHQPLARLAFEEFDNAVHQAQAAVAELTVQLNQAKRDHQRFLRLSSDDVVEARQAEQATALLEQLQASLDGAKAHLTEALRRRDESLLRAPFSGIVTAVYLDSGEWADPGRAIIELQDDKLVKIEVEVPESIITRLEPGQKVNAILPFAANVQVKGRISHLSRAAGGAGRLFPVVVELDPASGVVPGMTAELVINAESSPAFEVPLSSVINPGGSRPSIFILNNGQVREVPVELEGFSANKVLVTGDISKADLVVVHGHTALTHGQSVDVAP; encoded by the coding sequence ATGCGACTTGGTATGATTTGCTCTGTTCTTCTCGGACTGGCATTGATGGCTGGCGCCATGCTCCTGACCTTCTGGCCGGAACCTGCTCCTATGTCTGCGGAACCCAAAAAAACTGGAAAGGTTCATGTAGAGCCCGTGGTTGCCGCAAGCATGAACCGTGAGTCACGCTTCACAGCCATCACCCAGCCGTACAGGCAAGCCCTGCTGTCCTTTACCGTCCCTGGAAAAATCATTTCCAGACCAGTGCAAGTGGGCGACCGGGTTCAGGCACATCAGCCTTTAGCGCGTCTTGCATTTGAAGAATTTGACAATGCAGTTCACCAGGCCCAAGCTGCAGTTGCCGAGCTTACTGTGCAATTAAATCAGGCTAAGCGAGATCACCAGCGTTTTTTGCGCTTGAGTTCAGATGATGTGGTAGAAGCCAGACAGGCTGAGCAGGCAACGGCTTTACTGGAACAGCTCCAGGCATCTCTGGACGGAGCTAAGGCCCATCTAACTGAAGCATTGAGACGCAGGGATGAATCATTATTGCGTGCGCCTTTTTCCGGCATCGTGACTGCGGTTTACCTTGATTCCGGTGAATGGGCTGATCCTGGGCGAGCAATTATAGAACTGCAGGATGATAAATTAGTGAAGATAGAGGTGGAGGTTCCTGAAAGCATCATCACCAGACTGGAGCCAGGGCAGAAAGTCAATGCAATTTTGCCCTTTGCCGCAAATGTCCAGGTCAAGGGAAGAATATCCCATCTGTCTCGGGCTGCAGGTGGGGCGGGACGACTTTTTCCTGTAGTAGTGGAGCTGGATCCAGCATCCGGTGTTGTCCCTGGTATGACTGCGGAGCTGGTCATAAATGCTGAGTCCAGCCCTGCCTTTGAGGTCCCTTTGTCATCGGTAATCAATCCGGGAGGTTCCCGGCCAAGTATTTTCATCCTGAACAATGGGCAAGTACGCGAGGTGCCTGTTGAGCTTGAAGGATTCAGCGCAAATAAGGTTCTGGTAACCGGCGACATTTCCAAGGCGGACCTGGTGGTCGTTCACGGCCATACCGCCCTCACACATGGCCAGTCCGTGGATGTGGCGCCGTGA